A genomic region of Luteibacter aegosomatissinici contains the following coding sequences:
- a CDS encoding BatD family protein codes for MMMRQAWLALALSLVVAVAHAQPVAPVASLDRTRVGVSETVTLNIEVADDNLGNPDLSPLAADFFVLGTSTNHSLSIVNGKREAHTILGIALRPKHEGQVTVPALSIGGQLTQPLPLSVEATSHSPADAANRPVVLEGKVDPATGYVGQQFDYTLRLYFAVNLADGQLGDPSAEGAEIRRIGSDANFQTERGGRRFNVVERHYAIIPQHAGSLEIKPPGFQGTAVDPTDVNSFFGAGEPVNAVAQPVSVEVQSRPASAPDGAWLPARSLTLSLDGFPADGKARVGQPMTLAMRLDATGLPFEALPALSLPKLDGADVYPDKAVTGSSTNGPWITGRRQQGFAVVPTHAGRLHIPETTLHWWNVTTDKPETAVVPARDIEVAPAIGGAPVTSPGTPAMQPQASPATPVATERAAVTGLPWPAIAAGMAILWLLTVAIWVVSAKHRRRVRAEAPVAAQADPVRPRAAREDFLRSLASGDVITIERALLSWARSIRPEVRILGDLAKALRPGEQRDAISALQRARFGGGALDTSRWREVFDTGFDWAPPAGPADNGGLPPLYPR; via the coding sequence ATGATGATGCGCCAGGCATGGCTGGCCCTCGCCCTGTCACTGGTGGTGGCGGTTGCGCATGCGCAGCCCGTGGCACCCGTGGCATCGCTCGATCGCACCCGCGTTGGCGTCAGCGAAACGGTGACGCTCAATATCGAGGTGGCGGACGATAACCTGGGTAATCCCGATCTATCGCCGCTGGCGGCGGATTTCTTCGTACTGGGTACATCCACGAATCACTCGTTGAGCATCGTCAACGGCAAGCGTGAAGCGCACACCATCCTGGGTATTGCGTTGCGCCCGAAGCACGAAGGCCAGGTGACCGTGCCGGCGTTGTCGATCGGCGGCCAGCTTACCCAGCCCTTGCCGCTTTCCGTCGAGGCCACCAGCCATTCGCCTGCCGATGCCGCCAACCGCCCGGTGGTGCTCGAAGGCAAGGTTGATCCTGCGACTGGCTACGTGGGGCAGCAGTTCGATTACACCCTTCGCCTTTACTTTGCGGTGAACCTGGCCGATGGCCAGTTGGGTGATCCCTCGGCGGAAGGCGCCGAGATTCGCCGCATCGGCTCCGATGCCAATTTCCAGACCGAACGCGGAGGCCGCCGTTTCAACGTGGTTGAGCGGCACTACGCCATCATTCCGCAGCACGCCGGTTCGTTGGAGATTAAGCCGCCCGGTTTCCAGGGTACGGCGGTCGACCCGACCGACGTGAATTCGTTCTTCGGTGCCGGTGAACCGGTGAACGCCGTGGCGCAGCCCGTTAGCGTCGAGGTGCAGAGCCGGCCAGCGAGCGCGCCCGATGGCGCGTGGCTGCCCGCGCGGTCGCTCACGCTGTCGCTGGATGGTTTTCCCGCCGATGGCAAAGCCCGTGTCGGCCAGCCCATGACCCTGGCGATGCGCCTGGATGCCACGGGCCTGCCGTTCGAGGCGCTGCCCGCGTTATCACTGCCGAAGCTTGACGGCGCGGACGTCTATCCCGATAAGGCCGTGACCGGCAGCAGTACCAACGGGCCGTGGATCACCGGCCGCCGGCAGCAGGGCTTTGCCGTGGTGCCGACGCACGCTGGCAGGCTGCACATTCCAGAAACCACGTTGCACTGGTGGAATGTCACCACCGACAAGCCCGAGACCGCTGTCGTGCCTGCCCGTGATATCGAGGTGGCGCCCGCTATCGGCGGTGCGCCCGTGACCTCGCCCGGCACACCTGCCATGCAGCCCCAGGCCAGCCCCGCGACGCCTGTCGCCACCGAACGTGCGGCAGTCACGGGTTTACCCTGGCCGGCGATCGCCGCAGGCATGGCCATTCTCTGGCTGCTGACGGTGGCCATCTGGGTGGTGTCGGCGAAGCACAGGCGTCGTGTCCGTGCCGAAGCTCCCGTTGCCGCGCAGGCAGACCCCGTTCGCCCGCGTGCGGCACGTGAGGATTTTCTCAGGTCACTCGCGAGCGGGGACGTCATCACCATCGAGCGCGCGCTACTGAGCTGGGCGCGTTCCATCCGCCCCGAAGTCCGCATTCTGGGCGATCTCGCCAAGGCACTCCGCCCGGGTGAGCAGCGCGACGCTATTTCGGCCCTGCAGCGGGCTCGCTTCGGCGGCGGCGCGCTGGATACGTCCCGCTGGCGCGAGGTCTTCGACACCGGGTTCGACTGGGCGCCGCCCGCCGGGCCTGCGGATAACGGCGGGCTGCCGCCGCTGTACCCGCGCTAG
- a CDS encoding O-acetyl-ADP-ribose deacetylase, whose protein sequence is MTPEVVVADLTTLAVDAIVNAANESLLGGGGVDGAIHRAAGPALLAACRALPETRAGVRCPTGEARITPGFRLPAAWVIHTVGPVWHGGGRGEPALLGACYRQSLALAREQGLASVAFPAISAGVYGYPANLAARIAVDSVREAAWVPARLVFCAFSPAMAGHYRDALGS, encoded by the coding sequence ATGACCCCGGAAGTCGTCGTGGCCGACCTGACCACCCTGGCCGTCGACGCCATCGTCAACGCCGCCAACGAGTCCCTGCTGGGTGGGGGTGGCGTGGACGGGGCGATCCACCGGGCAGCGGGCCCAGCCCTGCTGGCTGCGTGCCGGGCCCTGCCGGAAACGCGCGCCGGGGTGCGCTGCCCCACCGGGGAAGCACGGATCACCCCCGGTTTCCGCCTGCCTGCGGCATGGGTCATCCATACCGTCGGACCCGTGTGGCATGGCGGTGGAAGGGGTGAACCGGCGTTGCTCGGTGCTTGCTACCGCCAAAGCCTGGCGCTGGCCCGCGAGCAGGGCCTGGCCAGCGTCGCCTTCCCGGCGATCAGCGCCGGCGTGTACGGCTACCCCGCGAACCTGGCGGCGCGTATAGCGGTGGATAGCGTGCGCGAGGCCGCATGGGTACCCGCGCGGCTCGTGTTTTGTGCATTCAGCCCGGCAATGGCTGGGCATTACCGGGATGCCCTGGGTAGCTAG
- a CDS encoding MarR family winged helix-turn-helix transcriptional regulator: protein MRAQPQEKPTTTPAMADQLKVEDISFGYLLNDVTLLFRKHFDRRAVTFGLTRAQWRALKWLHRRPGMRQNELAEQLDMEPIAVGRVIDRLQAAGFVERRPDPKDRRAWRLHDTEQARSVIDDMEDISRGLRRDATQGIAYDDLEKMLAVLERIKENLQALDEPAGED from the coding sequence ATGCGAGCCCAACCGCAAGAAAAGCCGACGACCACTCCCGCCATGGCCGACCAGCTCAAAGTCGAAGATATCTCGTTTGGTTACCTGCTCAACGATGTCACGCTGCTTTTCCGGAAGCACTTCGACCGGCGGGCGGTGACCTTCGGGCTGACCCGTGCACAGTGGCGGGCCCTGAAGTGGCTGCATCGCCGGCCCGGCATGCGCCAGAACGAGCTGGCCGAGCAACTGGACATGGAGCCCATCGCCGTGGGCCGCGTGATCGACCGCCTCCAGGCGGCCGGGTTCGTGGAGCGCCGCCCCGACCCGAAGGATCGCCGGGCCTGGCGCCTGCACGATACCGAGCAGGCACGTAGTGTCATCGATGACATGGAAGATATCTCCCGCGGCCTGCGCCGCGACGCCACCCAGGGCATTGCCTACGACGACCTGGAAAAGATGCTCGCCGTACTGGAGCGCATCAAGGAAAACCTCCAGGCGCTGGATGAGCCTGCCGGGGAAGACTGA
- a CDS encoding efflux RND transporter periplasmic adaptor subunit produces MQRSPGKKLVLITGLVVLAAIGVGVWRHGADGKDAQKPSRAAPAAGTPVTTAVATRGEIDLSLKIIGRAEAYSTVNIRSRVNGQLETLAFTPGAHVTRGQLLAQVDPRPLRAALDEAQGKVASDQAQLTKAEADLARYQNMLGKGFVSRADFDLYKANLGVARAALESDRAAARAAQVQLDFTTITAPFDGITGAPLAYPGATLTADTTDIVVLNEVDPIRVAFAIPEDSLSAVRASQRRGALPVEAKIPGDTGGPLKGELEFVDNAVDATTGTIVLKGRFANADGRLTAGQFAEVTLPTTRLTDAVSIPVIALQSSTSGTFVFVVKPDQTVEQRSVTTGASTATRVVIDKGLAEGERVVTEGQMLLVDGARVRIDKG; encoded by the coding sequence ATGCAACGTTCCCCAGGGAAGAAACTCGTCCTCATCACCGGATTGGTCGTGCTCGCTGCCATAGGCGTTGGCGTGTGGCGGCACGGCGCGGACGGGAAGGATGCACAAAAGCCCTCCAGGGCGGCCCCCGCGGCTGGCACCCCGGTCACCACCGCGGTCGCTACGCGCGGCGAAATCGATCTTTCGCTCAAGATCATTGGCCGTGCCGAAGCCTATTCCACGGTGAACATCCGCTCGCGCGTGAACGGGCAGCTGGAAACGCTGGCGTTCACGCCGGGTGCGCACGTCACCAGGGGCCAGCTGCTTGCCCAGGTCGATCCGCGCCCGCTGAGGGCCGCGCTCGATGAAGCGCAAGGCAAGGTGGCCAGCGACCAGGCCCAGCTCACCAAGGCCGAGGCGGATCTCGCGCGGTATCAGAACATGCTCGGCAAAGGTTTCGTCAGCCGCGCCGATTTCGATCTTTACAAGGCCAATCTCGGTGTAGCTCGCGCGGCGCTGGAGAGTGATCGGGCCGCGGCCCGTGCCGCGCAGGTGCAGCTCGATTTCACGACGATCACGGCGCCGTTCGATGGCATTACCGGTGCGCCGCTTGCGTACCCCGGTGCGACCCTCACCGCGGACACCACCGACATCGTGGTCCTCAACGAAGTCGATCCGATCCGCGTGGCCTTCGCTATTCCGGAAGATAGCCTGTCGGCGGTGCGCGCCAGCCAGCGCCGGGGCGCGTTGCCGGTGGAAGCAAAGATTCCCGGCGATACGGGCGGCCCGCTGAAGGGCGAGCTGGAGTTCGTCGATAACGCGGTGGATGCCACCACCGGCACCATCGTATTGAAAGGGCGCTTCGCGAACGCGGATGGCCGCCTGACGGCTGGGCAGTTCGCCGAGGTCACGTTGCCTACGACACGCCTGACCGATGCCGTGAGTATTCCCGTCATCGCCCTGCAGAGTTCCACGTCGGGCACGTTCGTGTTCGTGGTCAAGCCCGACCAGACCGTGGAGCAGCGCAGCGTCACCACGGGTGCCAGCACGGCGACGCGCGTAGTCATCGACAAGGGCCTGGCCGAAGGCGAGCGCGTGGTGACCGAGGGCCAGATGCTCCTGGTGGATGGCGCGCGCGTCCGCATCGACAAGGGCTGA
- a CDS encoding efflux RND transporter permease subunit translates to MNLPELCIRRPVMTTLLMAALVIFGIAAYPKLPVNELPNVDFPTINISASLPGASPETMASSVATPLEAQLSTIAGIDSLTSSSSLGSTTITVTFALDRSIDGAAQDVQAAISAAQRQLPQDMPTPPTYRKVNPADAPILFLTMQSSTLPLSTVDDYAETELAQRLSMVEGVAQVNVYGSQKYAVRIAVNPDRLAATGIGVDQMASAIAAANVNKATGSLNGSRQLLSIRSDGQLMRAADYNQVVLAYRNGAPVRLSDIATPRDSVQDDQKASWFNGKRAITLAIQRQPGANTVETVDRILALLPGFEATLPPSVKLNVMYDRSVSIRDSVHDVQFTLVLAGILVVLVIYLFLGNASATLIPAVALPISVLGTFGAMFALGYSLDNLSLLALTLAVGFVVDDAIVMLENIMRHIEMGEKPFDAAVKGANEIGFTIFSMTLSLVAVFIPVMFMGGIVGRLFHEFAVVISVSILISGFVSITLTPMLCSRFVKAHDHDKRSRIVVWFDAGFSAVTSGYTSTLAWCMRHPRVVLLVFALSLGATGVLFAVTPKDFIPAGDSGQLRVTTEGPTDISFAAMSARQQALAEIAGKDPNIGGYMSSVGAGGARATINSGSILLTLRPAAERGHTTPDEIIQELRHKFAQVPGIRTYIQNPPAIQVGGRQSKAQYQYTVQSTDLQALYAWSGKLVTAFQKLPGFQDVTTDLDLNSPSMVVEVNRDKLAPMGLTMDQVQTALGTAFGENQISTIYGSATQYWVILQVDRGMQDDPAVLSKLYVTGDSGKLIPLNTVARFERKPQVLTVNHQGQLPAVTVSFNLAPGVSLSDAVASIDRATTELKLPATLSGSVQGTAQAFQDSIKGMGLLLLLAVFVIYLVLGILYESFIHPLTILSGLPAAAVGALLTLVIFNASLDLFAFVGIVMLVGIVKKNAIMMIDFALERQRDEGMAPFDAIFEACRVRFRPIMMTTMAAFAGTLPIALGIGAGAETRRPLGLAVVGGLVVSQILTLYLTPVIYLYMNRLQDRVAPKQIGEPVTGH, encoded by the coding sequence GTGAACCTGCCTGAACTGTGTATCCGCCGCCCGGTGATGACCACGCTGCTGATGGCGGCGCTGGTGATCTTCGGCATCGCGGCGTACCCCAAGCTCCCGGTCAACGAGCTGCCCAACGTCGATTTCCCCACGATCAACATCAGCGCAAGCCTGCCTGGCGCCTCACCGGAGACCATGGCGTCATCGGTAGCGACACCGCTGGAAGCGCAGTTGTCGACCATCGCCGGTATCGATTCGCTCACGTCATCCAGTTCACTGGGTTCGACGACCATCACCGTGACGTTCGCGCTGGATCGCAGCATCGATGGCGCCGCGCAGGATGTGCAGGCGGCCATCTCGGCGGCACAGCGCCAGCTGCCGCAGGACATGCCGACGCCGCCGACCTACCGCAAGGTCAACCCGGCCGACGCGCCCATCCTGTTCCTCACCATGCAATCGTCCACGCTGCCGCTATCCACGGTGGATGACTACGCAGAGACGGAGCTGGCCCAGCGCCTCTCCATGGTGGAGGGCGTCGCGCAGGTCAACGTGTACGGCTCGCAGAAGTACGCCGTGCGCATCGCGGTGAATCCCGATCGTCTCGCGGCCACGGGCATCGGCGTGGACCAGATGGCCAGCGCGATCGCCGCGGCAAACGTCAACAAGGCGACAGGTTCGCTCAATGGCAGCCGTCAGCTGCTGTCCATCCGATCGGACGGGCAGTTGATGCGCGCCGCTGACTACAACCAGGTAGTACTCGCCTACCGCAACGGCGCGCCGGTTCGCCTCTCGGATATCGCCACGCCGCGCGATAGCGTGCAGGATGACCAGAAGGCGAGCTGGTTCAACGGCAAGCGCGCCATTACCCTCGCGATTCAGCGCCAGCCGGGCGCGAACACCGTGGAAACCGTCGATCGCATCCTCGCACTGCTGCCTGGGTTCGAAGCGACCTTGCCGCCGTCGGTCAAGCTCAACGTCATGTACGACCGCTCGGTATCGATCCGCGATTCCGTGCACGACGTGCAGTTCACCCTGGTGCTCGCGGGCATCCTGGTGGTGCTGGTGATCTATCTGTTCCTCGGCAATGCATCGGCCACGCTGATTCCCGCGGTGGCCTTGCCCATCTCCGTGCTCGGTACGTTCGGTGCGATGTTCGCGTTGGGATACAGCCTGGATAACCTCTCGTTGCTGGCGCTCACGCTGGCGGTCGGCTTCGTCGTGGACGATGCGATCGTGATGCTGGAGAACATCATGCGCCACATCGAAATGGGCGAGAAGCCGTTCGATGCGGCCGTGAAGGGCGCCAACGAGATCGGCTTCACCATCTTCTCGATGACCTTATCGCTCGTCGCCGTGTTCATCCCGGTCATGTTCATGGGTGGCATCGTCGGCCGGCTGTTCCATGAATTCGCGGTGGTGATCAGCGTATCGATCCTGATTTCCGGCTTCGTATCAATCACGCTCACCCCCATGCTGTGCAGTCGTTTCGTCAAGGCACACGACCACGACAAGCGCAGCCGCATCGTCGTGTGGTTCGATGCGGGGTTCAGTGCAGTGACATCCGGCTACACCAGCACGCTGGCGTGGTGCATGCGCCATCCGCGTGTCGTGCTACTCGTGTTCGCGCTTAGCCTGGGCGCCACAGGCGTACTGTTCGCCGTCACGCCCAAGGATTTCATCCCGGCCGGCGATAGCGGCCAGCTGCGTGTCACCACGGAAGGCCCGACCGATATCTCGTTCGCCGCCATGTCCGCGCGCCAACAGGCGCTGGCGGAAATCGCCGGCAAGGATCCGAATATCGGCGGCTATATGTCCAGCGTCGGCGCGGGTGGTGCACGCGCCACGATCAACTCGGGTTCCATCCTGCTGACCTTGCGCCCGGCAGCCGAGCGCGGCCATACCACGCCTGACGAGATCATCCAGGAGCTCCGGCATAAGTTCGCCCAGGTGCCGGGCATCCGCACCTATATCCAGAATCCGCCGGCTATCCAGGTCGGCGGGCGCCAATCCAAGGCGCAGTACCAGTACACGGTGCAATCGACCGACCTGCAGGCGCTTTACGCTTGGTCGGGCAAGCTGGTTACCGCATTCCAGAAGCTGCCCGGGTTTCAGGATGTCACCACCGACCTGGACCTCAACAGCCCATCCATGGTGGTCGAGGTCAATCGCGACAAGCTCGCGCCCATGGGCCTCACCATGGACCAGGTGCAGACCGCGCTCGGTACGGCTTTTGGCGAGAACCAGATTTCAACCATTTACGGTTCGGCCACGCAGTACTGGGTGATCCTGCAGGTGGACCGCGGCATGCAGGATGATCCCGCGGTGCTGTCCAAGCTTTACGTCACCGGGGACTCCGGCAAGCTCATTCCGTTGAATACCGTGGCGCGGTTCGAGCGCAAGCCGCAGGTATTGACGGTGAACCACCAGGGCCAGCTGCCCGCCGTCACCGTGTCGTTCAACCTGGCGCCCGGCGTGTCGCTCAGCGATGCCGTGGCGAGCATCGACCGCGCGACGACCGAACTGAAACTGCCCGCAACACTGAGCGGCAGCGTGCAGGGCACGGCGCAGGCGTTTCAGGATTCGATCAAGGGCATGGGCCTGCTGTTGCTGCTGGCCGTGTTCGTGATCTACCTCGTGCTTGGCATCCTGTACGAGAGCTTCATCCACCCGCTCACCATTCTTTCCGGCCTGCCGGCCGCGGCAGTCGGTGCACTCCTTACGCTGGTGATTTTCAACGCATCGCTGGATCTGTTTGCGTTCGTGGGCATCGTGATGCTGGTGGGCATCGTGAAGAAGAACGCGATCATGATGATCGACTTCGCGCTGGAGCGTCAGCGAGACGAAGGCATGGCGCCCTTCGATGCGATCTTCGAGGCGTGCCGCGTGCGTTTCCGCCCCATCATGATGACGACGATGGCGGCGTTCGCCGGCACGCTGCCCATTGCGCTGGGCATTGGCGCTGGCGCCGAGACGCGCCGCCCGCTGGGCCTGGCCGTCGTCGGTGGCCTGGTGGTGTCGCAGATCCTGACGCTTTACCTCACGCCGGTGATCTACCTGTACATGAATCGCCTGCAGGATCGCGTGGCACCGAAGCAGATCGGCGAGCCCGTGACCGGGCACTGA
- a CDS encoding M20/M25/M40 family metallo-hydrolase produces MRSAFRFHALAACIALACSAHAADKATTIPAKAVAAATELRDKAMADNTGYEFVSGLTTEVGPRLAGSEADKRGVEWTVAKFKAMGFDKVYTEKVSYPLWERHSEHAAIVAPFPQPLALTALGYSAGTPAGGLTAEVVAFDTLEAFKAADPATVKGKIVYVSTHMTQQKDGHDYGMGSATRTRGPVLAAKMGAAAYLLRSAGTDPHSRTPHTGVTGFTDPKDAIPAAALSLPDADQLERILKEGKPVTLKLDLDVGFKGTYEGANVIAEVTGRTKPNEVVAIGGHLDSWDLGTGAIDDGAGVAIAAAAAKLIKDMPQRPDRTIRVIAFANEEMGLWGGRAYAEAHAKDVAKFQLGTESDFGAGRIWRMSASVKPEARGAIEQIAKVIEPIGVAYDAQKPGGGGSDLSQMHAKGMAALSLTQDGTDYFDYHHNANDTLDKIDPKALAQNVAVYATFAYMAAMADGNFGSAPGAFAKDGAHD; encoded by the coding sequence ATGCGTTCAGCCTTCCGTTTCCACGCGCTCGCCGCGTGCATTGCGCTTGCCTGCTCCGCCCACGCGGCCGACAAGGCCACCACCATCCCGGCCAAGGCCGTGGCCGCCGCGACCGAACTGCGCGACAAGGCGATGGCGGATAACACCGGTTACGAGTTCGTGTCCGGACTGACCACGGAAGTGGGTCCCCGCCTTGCGGGTAGCGAAGCCGACAAGCGCGGCGTCGAATGGACCGTGGCGAAGTTCAAGGCCATGGGCTTCGACAAGGTATACACCGAGAAGGTGAGCTACCCGCTGTGGGAACGCCACAGCGAGCACGCGGCCATCGTGGCACCCTTCCCCCAGCCGCTTGCGCTCACCGCGCTCGGGTATTCCGCAGGCACGCCGGCCGGTGGCCTCACCGCCGAGGTCGTGGCGTTCGATACGCTCGAGGCGTTTAAGGCTGCTGATCCCGCGACGGTAAAGGGCAAGATCGTGTACGTCAGCACGCACATGACCCAGCAGAAGGATGGCCACGACTACGGCATGGGTTCCGCCACGCGCACGCGCGGCCCCGTGCTGGCCGCAAAGATGGGCGCCGCTGCGTACCTGTTGCGCTCGGCCGGCACCGACCCGCACAGCCGCACGCCGCATACCGGCGTCACCGGCTTCACCGATCCGAAGGATGCGATCCCTGCCGCCGCGCTGTCGCTGCCGGATGCGGACCAGCTCGAGCGCATCCTGAAGGAAGGCAAGCCGGTCACCCTGAAGCTCGACCTCGATGTCGGTTTCAAGGGCACCTATGAAGGCGCGAACGTCATTGCCGAAGTGACCGGCCGCACGAAGCCCAACGAGGTGGTTGCGATCGGCGGCCACCTGGATTCGTGGGACCTCGGCACCGGCGCCATCGATGACGGTGCCGGCGTGGCGATCGCAGCCGCCGCGGCGAAGCTGATCAAGGACATGCCGCAGCGCCCGGACCGCACCATCCGCGTCATCGCGTTCGCGAACGAGGAAATGGGCCTGTGGGGCGGCCGCGCCTACGCCGAGGCGCATGCGAAGGACGTCGCGAAGTTCCAGCTGGGCACGGAATCGGATTTCGGCGCGGGCCGCATCTGGCGCATGTCTGCATCGGTGAAGCCCGAAGCGCGCGGCGCCATCGAACAGATCGCCAAGGTGATCGAGCCGATCGGCGTGGCTTACGATGCGCAGAAGCCAGGTGGCGGCGGTTCCGACCTCTCGCAGATGCATGCGAAGGGCATGGCCGCGCTGTCGCTCACGCAGGACGGCACCGATTACTTCGATTACCACCACAACGCCAACGATACGCTCGACAAGATCGACCCGAAGGCGCTCGCACAGAACGTGGCGGTGTACGCCACCTTCGCCTACATGGCGGCGATGGCCGATGGCAACTTCGGCTCCGCACCGGGCGCGTTCGCCAAAGACGGCGCGCACGATTGA
- a CDS encoding ATP-binding protein gives MIHIPRLSIFARSFLMIVCALLVAEAVGFLVFTLKPPKPIPSAGFFDIVTALRPELEAFGHPFDGGRPFDGGHAFDAGRPPGDAGMPGGFGPPHGSDLDVGTQADAPKAPGDYDSNVSSHLAERLAGALNTDRDHLRVFISLDGLGPMVMPMRTVAGPGSVVGLKLNDGSWRVVSVPQPAFADTVPARLLWMLGLGVLVMLPLAGLFARALSAPIRRFAEAAHRLGSDTNAAPVPREGPTEMRMAVDAFNAMQARINRMVHERTQMIGAIAHDLRTPLTRLSFRLDGLPAPLGEKVDADIQEMKTMISAALDFIRDRASGPNRQPLDFRLLVESVADDLVDVGHDVSVQAGQAVTVNGDPVALRRVVDNLVDNGLKYGERVRMRLRFQGEACVLEVDDDGPGIPESMQRQVFEPFFRLEASRNRDTGGIGLGLASVRAIVSEHGGSVDVRNRREGGLRASVILPAQRHT, from the coding sequence ATGATCCACATTCCCCGCCTGTCGATCTTCGCGCGCAGCTTCCTGATGATCGTCTGCGCGCTGCTGGTGGCCGAAGCCGTCGGCTTCCTCGTATTCACGCTCAAGCCACCCAAGCCCATTCCTTCGGCCGGCTTCTTCGACATCGTGACCGCCCTGCGGCCGGAGCTGGAAGCGTTTGGCCATCCCTTCGATGGCGGCCGGCCGTTCGATGGCGGGCATGCGTTCGATGCGGGCCGCCCTCCGGGCGACGCCGGCATGCCCGGAGGGTTCGGCCCACCCCATGGTTCCGACCTCGATGTAGGTACCCAGGCCGATGCGCCCAAGGCCCCCGGTGATTACGACAGCAACGTGTCCTCGCATCTTGCGGAGCGCCTGGCCGGCGCCCTGAACACCGATCGCGACCACCTGCGCGTCTTCATCTCGCTCGATGGCCTGGGCCCCATGGTGATGCCCATGCGAACCGTCGCCGGGCCCGGCTCGGTCGTGGGCCTCAAGCTCAATGACGGTTCGTGGCGTGTCGTATCCGTGCCACAGCCGGCCTTTGCCGATACCGTGCCGGCCCGCTTGTTATGGATGCTGGGCCTGGGTGTCCTGGTGATGTTGCCGCTGGCCGGCCTTTTTGCGCGCGCCCTTTCCGCCCCCATCCGCCGTTTCGCCGAGGCAGCCCATCGCCTTGGCAGCGATACCAACGCGGCGCCCGTGCCCCGCGAAGGCCCCACGGAGATGCGCATGGCCGTGGATGCGTTCAACGCCATGCAGGCGCGCATCAACCGCATGGTGCATGAGCGCACCCAGATGATCGGCGCCATCGCCCACGATCTGCGCACGCCGCTCACCCGGTTGTCGTTCCGCCTGGATGGCCTCCCCGCGCCGCTGGGCGAGAAGGTGGATGCCGATATCCAGGAAATGAAGACGATGATCTCCGCCGCACTGGATTTCATCCGTGACCGTGCATCGGGGCCGAACCGGCAACCGCTGGATTTCCGCCTGCTCGTGGAGAGCGTGGCGGATGATCTTGTCGACGTGGGCCACGATGTCTCCGTGCAGGCGGGCCAGGCCGTGACCGTCAATGGCGACCCGGTCGCGCTGCGCCGCGTGGTGGATAACCTGGTCGACAACGGCCTGAAGTACGGCGAACGGGTGCGCATGCGCCTGCGTTTCCAGGGTGAGGCCTGCGTGCTGGAAGTGGATGACGACGGCCCGGGTATTCCCGAGAGCATGCAGCGCCAGGTCTTCGAGCCCTTCTTCCGCCTGGAGGCCTCGCGCAACCGGGATACCGGTGGTATCGGCCTGGGCCTGGCCAGCGTGCGCGCCATCGTCTCCGAGCACGGCGGCAGCGTGGATGTGCGGAACCGCCGCGAGGGCGGCCTGCGCGCTTCAGTCATCCTGCCCGCGCAGCGGCATACATGA
- a CDS encoding response regulator has protein sequence MDTNALILVVDDDPELRNLIAGFLSGHGYRVQAAENVAQMDLAIAREQPDLVVLDVMMPGEDGLSAARRLAAEKGPPIIILSALGGDTDRIIGLEVGADDYLAKPCNPRELLARVRAILRRMSSTDAAVADDGRPYLFAGWRFDMTRRDLRDPTGIFINLSDGEFALLRAFVDHPQRILSRDQLLDLVHGGRTEVYDRAIDTQISRLRRKLNDRASMEMIRTVRNEGYMLVPKVARP, from the coding sequence ATGGATACCAACGCCCTCATCCTGGTGGTCGATGATGACCCCGAACTCCGCAACCTGATTGCCGGCTTCCTGAGCGGCCATGGCTACCGCGTGCAGGCCGCGGAAAATGTTGCGCAGATGGACCTTGCGATCGCGCGCGAGCAACCGGACCTCGTGGTGCTGGATGTGATGATGCCGGGCGAAGATGGCCTGTCGGCGGCCCGGCGCCTTGCCGCCGAGAAGGGGCCGCCGATCATCATCCTGAGCGCGCTGGGCGGGGATACCGACCGGATCATCGGGCTTGAGGTGGGTGCGGATGATTACCTCGCCAAGCCGTGCAACCCGCGCGAGCTGCTGGCCCGGGTCCGGGCCATCCTGCGCCGCATGAGCTCCACCGATGCCGCTGTTGCGGACGATGGGCGCCCCTACCTGTTTGCTGGCTGGCGCTTTGACATGACCCGGCGCGACCTGCGCGACCCCACCGGCATCTTCATCAACCTTTCCGACGGGGAGTTCGCGTTGTTGCGCGCGTTTGTCGACCATCCCCAGCGCATCCTCAGCCGGGACCAGTTGCTGGATCTGGTCCATGGGGGCCGCACCGAAGTGTACGACCGTGCCATCGATACCCAGATCAGCCGCCTGCGCCGCAAGTTGAACGACCGAGCGTCCATGGAAATGATCCGCACGGTACGCAACGAGGGCTACATGCTGGTACCGAAGGTGGCGCGGCCATGA